The window AGAGTAACGACGCCGGCGCCGCCCGTCGCGGTCCCCGCGATCTTCCGATCCGTGCGGTCGCCCCCGTCCGCTTTTCACCCGTCCAGATCCCCAGGTTCGTCGACGTCCCGACGGACGCCCGGGTCCGGAACCGACACGCAGGCGCCGTCACCGCTCGCGAGGAGGATCTCGCGACCGCCGACGTCCCCCGAAACGTCGGCGAGCGCGTCGAAGAACCGACGGTCGAACAGCACCGGGTTGCCGCGGACGCCGTCGTGAGCGGCCGCGAGCGCGTCGCCGACGCCCGCGTCGTGGGCGGCGACGAGCGTCTCGACGGTTTCGGGGTCGACGAACGGCATGTCGCCGAGCGCGATCACCGCCGCGTCCACTGGCTCGACCCGATCGCGGAGCGCGCCGATGCCGGCCCGGAGCGACGAGGCCTGTCCCGTCTCGTACCGGTCGTTGACGACGACGGTCACGTCCAGTCCCGACAGGGCGTCGGCGACGCGGTCGGCCTCGTGGCCCACGACCGCGACGACCGGGTCGAGGCCGGCGTCGAGGAGCGTGCGCGCCGCGTGCCGGACGAGGGGGTCGCCGTCGCGTGTCGCCAGCAGTTTGTTCCGGTCGCCGAAGCGGGTGCTGGTTCCAGCCGCGAGGAGCACGCCCGCGATTCGGGGGCGGTCCCGGATCCGGCGGCGGCCGCCGTTTTCCTCGCCGAAGGGCGGCGAGACGACCGGCAGGTCAGCCCCGTCTCGGCCGTCCGTCATTTCTCGACGGCGGGGTACGGGACGACGTCCACCATCTGACCGCGCTCGACGCCCTCGCCCGTGAGGACGAACCCGTCGGCGCGGGTGGCTCTGGTGCTCGACGAGAGGACGCTCGGGTCGAACGAGTCCTCGTAGACCGAGAGGGCCGAGTCGGCGTGGCCGAGCGGCATCGCGACGTCGGCGCCGTCGCCGTCACCGGTACCGTCGCTGTCGCGGGCGTCGTCGCCGGCGTCGTCACCTGCACCACCGCTGCCCGTCTCGCCGCCGGCTTCGAGCGTGACCGGAATCGCGTAGGCGAACCCGGGCGTGGCGATGCCGACGTCCCGCGCCATCCGCGCGGGCACCGTCGGCAGCGACGCCTCGCCCGTGAAGAGCGGTCGCGCGACGAGCGTCGTCACCGCGTGGGCGCCCACCGGCTTGCCGGGGATGGCGAGAGCGACGGCGTCGTGGTCGGGTAGTTCGGCGACGGCGATCGGCTTGCCGGGGCGGAGCCGCACCCGGTGGAAGAGCACCTCGCCGAGCGACTGGAGCGCGCGGACCACGTAGTCCTTGTCGCCGACGCTCGTCCCGCCCGTCGTCACGACCACGTCGTGGTCGTCGGCCAGGTCCGCGATCCGGGACTCGACGCGGTCGTAGTCGTCCGGCACGGTCCCCTCGTAGGCGACCTCGTGGCCCCACGAGCGGACCAGCCCCGCGAGCATCGGCGAGTCGAGGTCGGTGTGCCGGCCCTCGTGGATCTCCGTTCCGGTCGCGAGCAGGCCGACGGAGAGGCGCGTGCGGACCTGGACGGATTCGATTCCGAGGTCGCCCAGCAAGATGGCGTCCTTCGGCGAGAGCCGCTCGCCGGCCGCGAAGAGCCGCTCCCCCTCGGCGACGTTGCTGCCGCGCTCGTAGACGTAGGTGCCGGGTTCGAGGTCCGGACCGGTCAACTGGCCGTCCTCGACGGTCGCCTCCTCCCGCTTGAGCACCGCGTTGGCGGCGGGCGGGACCGGCGCGCCCGTCGCGATGCGGACGGCCTGCCCACCCTCCAGTTCCGGTGGTTCGTCCTCCGGGAACACGTCGGCGTCGACGACGTCGAGCGGGTACGCCGCCGTCGCGTCGAAGGCGAAGCCGTCCATCGTCGCGTGGCTCCGTGCCGGCACGTCGACGGGTGAGTCGATCGGCTCGGCGAGCGCCCGCCCGGCGATGCGGTCGAGCGCGACCGTCTCGGTTCCCAGCGTCGGAAGCCACCGCTCTCGGAGGGAGCGGACCCGCTCGGCCCCCTCGTCCCACGCGATCAGGTCGTCGTGGCCGTGGCCAGCGTCGCCCGTCATCTCTCTTTCCCGTCGCGTCCGCCGGTGCGGTCGGACTCGTCGCGCCGAGCGCGTCCGTGGCCGCGGTGCCATCCGAGAGTG is drawn from Halobellus limi and contains these coding sequences:
- a CDS encoding nucleotidyltransferase family protein, giving the protein MTDGRDGADLPVVSPPFGEENGGRRRIRDRPRIAGVLLAAGTSTRFGDRNKLLATRDGDPLVRHAARTLLDAGLDPVVAVVGHEADRVADALSGLDVTVVVNDRYETGQASSLRAGIGALRDRVEPVDAAVIALGDMPFVDPETVETLVAAHDAGVGDALAAAHDGVRGNPVLFDRRFFDALADVSGDVGGREILLASGDGACVSVPDPGVRRDVDEPGDLDG
- a CDS encoding molybdopterin molybdotransferase MoeA, coding for MTGDAGHGHDDLIAWDEGAERVRSLRERWLPTLGTETVALDRIAGRALAEPIDSPVDVPARSHATMDGFAFDATAAYPLDVVDADVFPEDEPPELEGGQAVRIATGAPVPPAANAVLKREEATVEDGQLTGPDLEPGTYVYERGSNVAEGERLFAAGERLSPKDAILLGDLGIESVQVRTRLSVGLLATGTEIHEGRHTDLDSPMLAGLVRSWGHEVAYEGTVPDDYDRVESRIADLADDHDVVVTTGGTSVGDKDYVVRALQSLGEVLFHRVRLRPGKPIAVAELPDHDAVALAIPGKPVGAHAVTTLVARPLFTGEASLPTVPARMARDVGIATPGFAYAIPVTLEAGGETGSGGAGDDAGDDARDSDGTGDGDGADVAMPLGHADSALSVYEDSFDPSVLSSSTRATRADGFVLTGEGVERGQMVDVVPYPAVEK